From the genome of Pantanalinema sp.:
GATTATACCGACGCGAGGCTCCAAACTAACCGACATTCATCACAGTCATGTTGCGTTCACATGAACGATCGCTTGCTTTGATCGCCCGCAGGCTTGCCGCCAGGGGAGAGGCTCCCTATCATGGGGGAATGGCCCGCCGGGGCCCCCCATTCGATTGACCGAGGAGACTCAACCAGCATGACCACCCAGACGACCGAAGGCCGGTACGAAGAAGGCCTCAAGCGCTACGAGGAAGGCGCCCCCCTCGAGGAGGTGCTCTCCCACTTCCAGGCGCTCTACAAGGACACCCCGAACGACGTGCGGGTCGTGGTCAGCCTGAGCTGGCTGCACATCCTGCTCGGCAACAAGGCCGAGGCCCTCGCCTTCTCCAAGGCCGCCAAGGGCACGGCGCAGGGCCGCTACAACCACGCGCTGGCGCTGTTGACCTTCAAGGAGAAGGGCGTGCGCGAGAAGCTCGACGAGGCGATCCGGATGGGGGGCCACGAGGGCCTGCACGACGCCATGGCCAACCTCGAGGACGCCATCCAGCGCAAGGGGGGGGACTACCCCGCCGCCGCCAAGCTGCTCGCCTGGATCAAGGAGATGCACTAGGTGCGCTAGACCGAGTCGTCCGGCTCGCTTTCAGGGACGGAGGCCTCCACGGAGGCCTCCGTTTCGCTTGGCCCGTCCTGGGGCTCGAAGGTCTTGCCGGTGAGCAGCCCCCCCTCGAGATCGAGGACCAGGATCCCGCTCACGGGCGATCCGTCCTCGCCCTCGACGCTCATCGGGTAGTACCAGCGCGCCGTCCCGTCGGAGGGCTCCTCGATCCGGTGCGGGGCCCCGTGCCGTTCCAGGATGTCGGCGACGGGGATCCCGAGCGCCAGCTCCTCGAGGGGGCGCGCGAGGGGAGGCCGGCCGGGAGCTGCGCTTGCTTCGAGAAGCGCCTGCTCGGCGGCCTGTGCCTCGGCGGCCTCCTGGGCCGCTGCGCGCTTCGCGCGCGTCGCCTCGGTGATCGGCTTGCCGACGACGCGCACCAGCCAGTACGTCGAGACTGCCCACAGCAATACCCAGAACCAAAGCGACAGCATCGTGCGTTTTCCCTCTCATGCGAGGGTATGCCCTCGCTTTCCAGCCTCTAAAGCATCCGTCAAAACCGGGAATGTGTCGAGATTTGACCACCGCGGGCGCTTGGCGGATCGGTTTTGTCGGACGCTTCACCCTCCTTCGGTCTGCGTTAAATGTCGGTTAAGGTGACAAGCCCTCCGCCTCCGGGAAGGATAAAGAAACAAGCGATCCCACGCGGGAAAGGAGTCGGTGACATGGTCAGAGCGGCAGATCAATCGGGCGCAGGGCGGCTAACGGGCGCCAGCGCGGCTCCGCTGCGGGGCACGTCGCTCGCCAAGCTCCAGCCGGTCGAGCCCGCTCCCGAGAAAGCGGCCGAGCCGACTGCCGCAAAGCCGGCCGAGCCCGCGAAGCCTCCTGCCTCGGATTCCCGCCAGGCCCTGCCCGAGCAGGTGAGCGTCAAGGCGGGCGAGAGCCTGTCGGTCATCGCCGCACGCAGCGGGATCGGCCTCGAACAGCTCAAGACCCTCAACCCGGAGCTCTTCAAGGCGGGCAAGGATGCTGCCGGCAAGACCCGCGCCGCCGACGGCCGCCTGATCTACCCGGGCGACACGGTGCGCCTGCGCGCCCCCGAGCAGAAGCAGGTCGATCCGGCCAAGACCACCACCGCCTCGAACAAGGTGGTGGCCGCCGCCAAGGACTACATCGACCAGGCCACCATCCAGCCGGGCGGCCGCGAGGTGGCGACCAAGACCCTGGACTCCGCGACCAAGATGCTCGCCCTGATCCCCGAGAGCGACGCCTCCCGAGCGGCCCATGCGAACAAGGTCGCCCAGCTGCTCTCCGACTTCGACGCCCAGTATCCCGACGACGGCACCGAGCGCTCCACGGCCTTCGACGAGGCGAGCGCCACCTTCAACGGCGCCCTGAAGTCCTTCGACGCCGCCGGCCAGGTGGTGGGCCAGCTGCCCGAGGCGGACATCCGATCCTTCCAGCAGGAGGCCCTGGGCAAGGCGCGGTCGGCCTTCAAGGCCGCCGAGGCCGCCGTTGCCGCCATGCCCGAGGGCGAGCCCAAGACCCTCGCTGGCCAGCAGCTCGCCATGATGCAGATGGCCCTGGAGCAGGCCGCCCCGCCTTCGACCGTCGCCGCGGGCGGCGGCACCGCGCAGACGATCGGGGTCCTGCCGGGCACCGCCCCCGCGGCGACCGTGCCCACCGGGGGCACCCCGACCCCGCTCGGGGCCCTGCCCGGCACGACTCCGGCCGCCTACAGCGGCACGACCACCGCCACGGGTACCCCCACTCCGCTCGGAGGCCTGGGGACCCAGGCGAGCGGTACCGCCACCCCGCTCGGCATCACGGCCCAGGTCCAGCCCCAGGCCGGCATCCCTCAGGCCCCGGTCTCGAGCGGCGGCGGCATCGTGCCGCGCTTCGCCGAGCCGGTCGTGGCGCGCTACGCCGACCCGGTGCAGTGGGACAAGGCGCAGATGCCGGCCAACTGGGACACCCCTCAGAGCGGCCAGGTGCCGAACAGCACCTCGGGCAGCATGAGCACCGCGGGCACCAACGGGGCGAACGGCACGAGCGGGACCTCGGGCCCGAGCAAGAAGGACCCCAACGACCCCAAGGTCAAGCAGCTGGCCGAGATCCTCAAGAACGCCGACCACAAGATGGTGCGCGACATCGTCAACAGCAACTTCGACCTCTTCTACGCCTCGCTGCCCGAGCAGAAGGGCCAGATGATCAAGATCCTGCTTGACGGCCGCACCAGCAGCGAGGACCAGGCAGCCATCGTCTCGATCGCCGACATGGCGCGCCAGCAGGGCGAGCTGGACGGCATGGCCACGGCCCTCGACGGCTACTTCGGCGGGGCCGGCAAGGGCCTCAACCGCATGCTCGAGGACCTCACCCGCTCGTTCCGCGACCAGACCCTCTCGGCCATGTTCGGAGAGCCCGCCACCGGCGTCACCCTGGCGCCGTCCTACTACACCAACCTGGTCGGCGTCCTCAGCAAGGAGGACGTCGAGATGCTCGGCAACTCCATGGGCGCCACGGTCGGGGCGCGCTGGATCCAGCGCATGCCGGATGCGGCCAAGCTGGCCATGGCCGACAAGCTCAAGAGCTGGTGGCCATTCGGAGGCAACAAGGACATGCAAGCCGCCTTCACCGCATCCGCGACGGGACGCTAGCGCAGGCCGCGCAGCCGGATTTGCGAGGCGCCAGGCGCACCTCGCCGACAGGAGAGAGCACCATGAACATCAACAAACCGAACGCCAACCCCGCTGCTGCGGGGCCGCGCCGCGCCGCGCCCGCCGAGCAGCCCAAGGCCGCTGATCACGCGAAGCCCGCCAAGCCGGCCCCCGCCATGGACTCCTTCAAGGGGACGCCCGATCAGTACGTGATCCGCCCCGGGGACACCCTCGCCAAGATCGCGGGGCGCTTCGGCGTTTCCCAGCAGACCCTGCTCGAGCTCAACCCCGAGCTCACCCGGGGCCGCAAGCGCACCTCCACGGGCGATCGCATCTTCGCCGGCGAGACCATCCGCCTCAAGCCCGCGCCCTCCGAGGCCGACGGCCTGAAGGACCAGCTCAAGAAGGCCCAGGAGGCCAGCGAGGCGGCCCAGAAGGCGCACGAAGCGGCCCAGCAAGTCTCCGGGGCCAAGGTGGCCCTGCTCCAGATGCCGCAGCCCAGCGCGTGGCGCAGCCTCGGCGAGGCCAAGAAGCACGTGGCCGACGCCGATGCGCGCCTGGCGAAGATCCCGGCCGGGGACGCCGAGCGCCCCACCTTCGAGGGTATCGTCAAGAACGCCCACGAGGCCTTCGAGGGGATGACGGGCCGCCTGAGCGACCTGGCGGCTCGCAACAAGACCAAGGTGGTCCAGGAGACCGGCGAGGACGGCAAGCCCGTCGAGCGCAAGGTGGACCGGGAGCTGGACGACGAGACCCTGGCCCTCTCCACCTCGGACGTGGCCCTGGCCGATTCCACCCAGAAGGCCAAGCTCATCCGCAACCTCTACGACGGCTACACCGGGGGTGACGAGCAGGACAAGATCCTGGCGATCCTGGCGGATGCCAAGGGTCAGGGGCAGCTCGACGAGACGCTCGGCGCCCTCAAGGCCGAGAAGACCAAGACCCTGTTCATCCCGTCGACGGTCTTCGAGAACCTGCCCGGCCTCTTCACCGATTCGCGGCTCGACAAGCTCGAGCAGATCGTGAAGGGCAACGCCGAGCTGGAGGGGGCCATCGCCCGCACCCGCGAGCAGCGCGAGCGCCAGAATTCCGGTTACTAACCAGGTCAGCGAGCAGGCCCCGCGCGTTTCAACGCGTGGGGCCTGCTCGCTTTTTCAGGGCCTGCGGGCGCCCCGCCTGTGCCCGGTCGGTTAACGTTCCGAGAGATTTCTTAAGGAAGCTTTGGGATGGGCGCTATCGCAAGCGGGGCGCGCCTTACCGAGGGGATATGGTCGTCAATGTGACGGCTGTTGCCCCTTTCTCGCAACGTAAACCTCGGATCGGTGAGTTCATCCTCATCGTGGCGGTTCACTTCACATTGTAAGTGATTGTTGCCCTCTTTTTTTGATGAAATATGCGCCTATAATCCAGGTGTGAGATTCGAGAGGGATATATTTCCCCGCGGTAATGCGAATTTTGCTCGATGCGTGATGCATTCACCGATGGCATCATAAGATAAAGGGAGGAATCGCCATGAACGAACGGAAGCCCGCCAAGACGTCCAGGACACCCAAGGCGGAGGGCGCGACCGCTCCCAAGCGCCGGCGCAAGGCCGTCGTCTCGCTGGACGATCTCACCCTGCGGCACGGCGAGATCATCCTGGAGCTCAACCCGGGTCAGGCGGATCTGATCCGCGTCCTGAGCCGGGAGTTCGCCGTCGCCTTCCTGCCGAGCGAGTCGCAGGGCGAGCTGGTGCTCGATCCGGCCAAGTCCGAGCTGGTCAGCTTCATGCTGTTCGAGCTCGAGGCGCTCTCCCGACGCCAGCGGGCCCTCGCGCTCGCGTTTGCGAGCTAAGCAGCTAGTGGTGAAGCGAAACCACGTTCCGCTTAGATCGCCTCGTCGAGGACCAGGCCGACCAGCTCGGGAAGCATCCCGATCTCGGTCTGGTCCTCGGGGACGGCGTCCTGGGACAGGAAGAAGGCGTCGTCCATGACCGAAAGGAACCCGGCGGCCAGCTCCCCTTCCACCTCGATCGCCTCCTCCCGGCTGGAGTGGCAGAGCTCGGGCGCGCTCAGAGAGAAGTGGTGGCGGCAGGCCAGGGGCCGGCCTTCGTAGATGGCGCAGGCGCCCGCCTCGAGGAAGGGGCACGGCACGCGGCGCTGCCAGTAGTCCGAGGCGATCCCCTCCACGAGATCCTCGAGGTCCTCGTCAACGCCGCTCTGCAGGTGCGAGCGCAGCTCAGCCGTCGCCTCGTGCCAGGCCGCGATTCGTCCGCGAATCGCGGCCTGCGCTTCGGCGGGCCGCCTTTCCACGGCGCGGGCCGCCTCGCGGGCCTCGGCGACGGTGACCATCACCAGCTGGTGGCAGCAGGCGTCGCAGCCCTTCTGGCAGGTGGGCGCGATGCCCTCGGCGGCGTAGGTGTCGAGCACGACGGCCAGGTTTCGCTCCACGTCCGCGTAGAGCTCGGCGGTGGTGTCATAGGGGGGGGAAAGCTCGAGTTCGATCTCGTCTGACAAGGGGAACTCCTTGATGTCTAGCGCCTCAGGCGCTCGCGGGCCTCGGTCATCAGCTCGGAACCGCCGAGCATGATGCTGCGGCCGTCCACCAGGTGATCCAGGTGGTAGTTGAGGGGGAAGGTCTCGAACTCCTCGAGGGCATCGCCCACCTGGCGCATGCCTTGCTCGTAGAGGGCGATCGTCGCCTGCCAGTGCCAGGGCACGGCGGAGGCGGCGAGGCGGCGCCCTCCCTCGTCGAAGCGGCGCCGGGCCTCGGCGACCACGGCCTCGAAGGCCTCCATCAGCACGTCGTCGTAGGGGTCGCCCGAGAGGTCGTCGAGCTGGTCGAGCAGCCGGCCGATGCTGCCGTCGAGCGCGGCGTCGACGGGGGCGAAGACGGTCTGGTAGAAGACGCGGGGATCGACGAAGGGGGCGTTCGCGGGCCTGGCCTGGCGCGAGGGCGCCGAGGGCTTGATGGTGGCGTCGTAGCGCGAGCGCTTGCGCGCGTCGCTCAGGGTCTCGTAGGCCTCGTTGAGCTGCGCCATGCGAAGGGGGTCGCCCCCCGGCCGATCGGGGTGGTGGCGCTTGGCCATGGCGCGGTAGGCCAGGCGGATCTCATCCTCGTCGGCCTCGCGCGCGACGCCGAGCCGGTCATAGTAGGTGGGGGCGCCCTTCGGGGCCATCAAGAGGCCGTCCTTTCTGCGATCGCTCTCAATTGTAGCGATCGCGCCTCGCCCCTGCCAAGACTTCCCCTCAGGTCAGGGCCCCCGAGAGAAGATAGCAGCACAGCAACAACGTGACTTTCAGTCCGAACATCTCGCGCGGATCCCAGAAGCGATCGCCCCAGGATCGCCTGGTGGCGAGGGGCCGCATGCGGGCGAGGGCGGGACGGGGCGGGCGGATCGAGGTGGCCATGCGGGAGACCTCCGGGAGACGGGAAGGCGGGAGCGGGGCTAGAAAGTTTGTTCGATTGCTCCGTATCCTAGGCGTGGCCTGCTCGCCTGTCAATCCCTCCGCACGCAGCCTGTTCGATCACGTTTCTTCATGCTAGAATCTTAAGAATTGTGAATGCCTGGCATGCCCTGCGGCGGCATGCCGCGCGAAAAGGAGGCTCCCTCATGTCGTACGACCCGTCTAACGCGCCGAGGGTTGGGCTGCTCACCCTGTTGCAGGTGACATGCTCGCTGCGCCGGGCGCCAAGGCGTCAGCCCGAGGTGGTGGTTCAGCCCCTTCGCCGGCACCACGGCCTGGGCTACGGCTTCAGCCTCGACATCGCCGCCACCGGGGGCCGCAGGCGCTAGCCTCGCTCGGCGCGGTTGCGCGCGCCTGCGGCGGTTGCTATACTGCCCATGGCCAGTGGAACAGGCGATCGCGGGTGCGGGTGCGCCACCCCTTCGGGGAGGGTGCCCCCGGATCTGAGGAAAGTCCGAGCTCCACAGGGTAGGACGCTGGGTAACGCCCAGTGGGGGTGACCCCGAGGATAGTGCCACAGAAAGATACCGCCCGACATAGTTTTCGCACCTGAAATCGCGGCGTATGCGACCCTCTCGGAAGTGCTTCTTTCAGAACCATCTGCCGCAACGCTCGGTGCCTACAACTCCCACGTGTCGGGTAAGGGTGCAAAGGTGGGGTAAGAGCCCACCAGCAGTCGGGTGACCGGCTGGCTAGGTAAACCCCGTCCGGTGCAAGACCAAACAGGGGGAGATGACGCGACCCGCCGATTCCCCGGGTAAGGTCGCTGGAGGCGGCAGGTAACTGACGCCCAAGAGAGATGATCGCCCTCCCCGCGGGGGGACAGAACTCGGCTTACAGGTCCACTGGCTCGGGGCGAAACCGCGGTTTCGCCCCATTTTTTACTCCGCGCCCGGTGTGGGCGCGATCACAGACGATGCAGAAAGGCGTGCCCTAGCGTGGTGGCGGGCGACTATCATCTTCCGGTGCTCCCGGGCGAAGTGCTTCAGTGGCTCTCGCCGGCCCCTGGCGCGCGCGTCCTGGACGGGACTCTCGGCGGCGGCGGCCACTCCGCGCTCATCCTCGAGGCGATTGGGCCCGAGGGGCGCCTCTACGGGATCGACCAGGATCCGGAGGCCATCGAGGCCGCCCGTCGTCGCCTCTCGGTCATCGGATCCAACGTGGAGATCCGAGCAGGCAACTTCGCGGACGTCCTGCCGGTCTGGCCCGATGAACCCCTCGACGGCATCCTCCTGGATCTCGGGGTGTCGAGCCACCAGCTGGACACGGCCAGCCGCGGATTCTCGTTTATGCGGGAAGGGCCCCTCGACATGCGCATGAATCCCAACCAGGCCACTTCCGCTTCCGACCTCGTCAACGCCTTGGCCGAGCGCGAGCTCGCCGACGTGATCTGGCGCTACGGCGAGGAGCGCCACTCCCGCTCGGTGGCCCGCGCCATCGTCCAGCGCCGCGCCGAGCGACCCTTTTCGACGACCCGCGACCTGGTGGAGGTGGTCGAGAGGGTGGTGCCTCGCGCCAAGGACGGGATCCACCCGGCGACCCGAACCTTCCAGGGGCTGCGCATCGCGGTCAACGACGAGCTGGGGGTGCTCGAGCGCGCCCTGCCCGCCGCCGTCTCGCGCCTCAAGCCCGGCGGACGGCTTGCCGTCATCAGCTTCCACTCGCTCGAGGACCGCGTCGTCAAGCAGTTCTTCCGGGACGAGGCCAGGGGCTGCACCTGCCCGCCGCGCCTTCCCATGTGCGTCTGCAATCGCAAGCCGACCCTCGAGGTCCTGACGCCCAAGCCCGTCGTCGCGACCCCCGAAGAGAACGCCCGCAACCCGCGCGCCCGCTCGGCGAAGCTGCGCGTCGCCAGGAGGATCTGAGCATGCCGGCCGCACCCCACGCTCGTCCTCTTCCCGCCCTTCGGACGCCCCTCGCCAGGCGCACCGGCTGGAAGGTGCTGTTCGGCTCGCGTCCGCGCACCTCGACCCTGACCTTCGCGGTGGCGGCCCTGCTGCTCGCCAATCTCGCGCTCTACGTCCTGACGGTCGTCCAGGAGGCCGGCCTCAACCGGGTCCAGGCGCAGATCTTCGCCAAGCGCCGGGAGAACGTGCGCCTGCGCGCCGAGCTCGCCAAGGTCGAGGCGCCCGAGCGCATCGAGAACCGGGCCGTCGCGGACCTGAGGCTGGGGCATGCGCCGGGGGCGCTCTTCGTGCCGGCCCTCCCCTCGCTCGGCGCTCAGGCCGTGAAGGTCGCCCCGCCCACCTTCGGGGTCCCCGAGGCCTACTGACCATGCCCCGCGCCCAAGTCGTCCGGGCCCGCAGCCGCTGGATCTACGGGGGGCTCGCCCTCTTCGCTCTCTTCCTGGTGGGACGCATGGTCTTCCTGCAGGTCTTCCAGGCGCCCTACCTGACCGATCTCGCCCGCAAGCAGCGCACGCGCGAGATCGACCTGGCCTCGGTCCGCGGCGAGATCGTCGATCGCAACGACAAGGAGCTCGCCGTCTCGGTCGAGGCGAGCTCGATCTACGCTCAGCCGGTCGATTTCGAGGAGCCCCCCGAGCAGATCGCCCAGCGCCTCGCCCCCGTCCTCGGCCTCGCCGAGGCCGAGCTGCGCGACTCCCTGAAGGGCACCCACTGGCGCTGGCTCGCCCGGCAGCAGGACCAGGCGACGGGCAAGGCCGTCAAGGCCCTCAAGATCCCGGGGATCGGCGTCATCCGCGAGAGCAAGCGCCTCTACCCCAAGGACACCCTGGCGGCTACCTTGCTCGGCTTCGTGGGCATCGACAACCAGGGCCTCGCCGGGATCGAGCACGACTTCGACAAGGTGCTGCGCGGCTCGGACCAGACGCTGCACGTGCAGGTGGACGCGCGGGGCCGCGAGATCCTGCGCGAGAACGCGGGCGACCCGCTGCGCACCCTTCAGACCGACGGGGCGCGGGTGGTGCTCACCATCGACGAGACGATCCAGCACATCGCCCAGCGGGAGCTCTCCAAGGCCATCGCCCAGCACCACGCCAAGCGCGGCGCGGTCCTGGTCATGGACCCCAGGACCGGCAACCTCCTGGCCTTCGCGGTCCTGCCCACCTACAACCCCAACCGGTACAAGGGGACCAAGTGGGAGCTGATCAAGAACTGGGCCGCCAACGACGTGTACGAGCCCGGCTCTACCATCAAGATCTTCACCGTCGCCGCGGCTCTCGAGGGGGAGCGGATCACGCCGCGGACGGTCTTCCCGTGCGGGCCGACCATCAAGGTGGCGGGCCACACCATCTCGGACCACGACGCGGGCCCGGGCATCCGGCAGCTGACGCCCGAGGGGATCCTCGAGGTCTCGTCCAACGTGGGCTCGCTGCTCATCGGTCAGCGCATGGCGGGCTCCTTCCACCGCGGCATGCTCGAGAAGTTCGGCTTCGGGGCGAGCACGAGTTCGGGGATCAGGGGCGAGAGCAAGGGCCTCCTGCCCAGGCTGCCCTGGCCGGTGGGCCGCCAGAGCTCCATCTCCTACGGCTACGGCCTCTCGGTGACTCCGCTCCAGATCCTGACGGCGGCGAGCGCCATCGCCGACGAGGGCCGGTTGCATCGGCCTCGCCTGATCGACAAGGTGGTCTCGCCCGAGGGCCAGCTGATCCAGTCCTTCCCGCTCGCGACGCCGAGCCAGGTGGTCTCGCCCCGGGTCGCCAAGGAAGTCCTGACCATGCTCCGCACCGTGGTCGAGAGCGGCACCGGAAAAACCGCGCGGATCCCGGGGTATAATGTGGCGGGCAAGACGGGCACCGCCAACAAGTCGCGCGACTCGGGGGGCGGCTACACCTCCGACGTGGTGGCCTCGTTCCTGGGCTTCGTTCCTGCCGAAAAGCCGCAGCTGGTGGTGCTTGCCCTGCTCGACAGCCCGCAGAAGTCGCACTTCGCGGCCCAGACCGCGTCGCCCCTCTTCCAGGCAGTGACGAGCGAGACCCTGCGCTACCTGGGCGTGCAGCCGTACGTCCCCATCCCTTCCGACTCGGAGAACCTCCATGCTCCTCGCTGATCTCCTCGCAGGCCACCACGACGACACGGGACGCGCGCTCGCGCTCGAGGCCACCGGGGTGGCCTACGACTCGCGCCGGGTCCAGCCCGGCGACGTCTTCGTCGCCCTCAAGGGCGCCCGGGTGGACGCCCACGATCGCCTCGCCGACGCCGTGAGGCAGGGGGCCGTGGCCGTGGTGGTCTCGGCCGAGTGGCGCGCCGAGCATCCCGAGGATCTGGGGGTGCCGACCGTGCCGGTCGAGGCCCCGCGCTTTGTCCTCTCGGAGCTCGCGGATCGCTTCTACGGCCACCCGAGCCGCGCCTTCTCGGTGGTGGGGGTGACGGGCACCAACGGCAAGACGACCACCACCCACCTGATCGAGGCCATCCTTCACGAGGCGGGCAAGACCACGGGGCTCATCGGCACGCTCGGCAGCCGCTTCGCCGGCGGGAGCGCCGGCGGCTCGAAGGTCAGCATCGAGACCGGCCACACGACCCCCCAGGCCCTCGAGCTGCAGGGCCTCTTCGCCCAGATGCGCCGCTCGGGGGTGGACGCGGTGGTGATGGAGGTGTCGAGCCATGCCCTCGAGCAGGCCCGCGTGGCGCACGCGGCCTTCGACGTGGGGGTCTTCACCAACCTGACGGTCGATCACCTGGACTACCACGGCACCATGGAAGCCTACGGGGCGGCCAAGGCCCTGCTGTTCGAGGGCCTGAGCGAAACCGGGCGCGCGGTGATCAACCGGGACGATCCGGCCGCTGAGCGCTTCGCGGCGGCGAGTGCGGCCCCAGTGCTGACCTACTCGGCCCAGGGCGCCGCGGCGGACCTGATGGCCGAGGACCTCTCCCTGCACGCGGGCGGCTCGCGCTGGACGCTGGTGACGCCTGAAGGGCGCGCCCAGGTCTCGCTGCGGCTGCCCGGCCTCTTCAACGTGTCGAACGCCCTGGCGGCCGCCGGGGCCGCCCTCGCCTCGGGGGTCGACCTCGAGGCGATCGCCCGGGGCCTCTGCCAGGTCGGCGGCGTGCCGGGCCGGGTCGAGGTGGTCACGGCCGCGGACCACCCCTACGCGGTCCTGGTGGACTACGCCCACACCCCCGACGGTCTCGAGAACGTCCTGAGGACCGCCCGGGCCTTCACGCGCGGCAGGCTGATGGTGGTCTTCGGCTGCGGCGGCGATCGCGACGCCACCAAGCGCCCCATGATGGGCCGGGTGGCCTCGCAGGGGGCCGACCGGGTCTACTTGACCTCGGACAACCCGCGCTCGGAGGATCCGCAGGCCATCATCGCCCAGGTGGCCGAGGGGCTCGACGGTTCCTACGAGGCCTTCGCCGATCGCCGCGAGGCCATCCGCGCGGCCGTCCAGGCGGCCCGGCCCGGCGACGTGGTCGTGATCGCGGGCAAGGGCCACGAGACCTACCAGATCATCGGCGATAAGACCCTGCCCTTCGACGACCGCGAGGTCGCGCGCGAGGCGATCGCCGAGCGGGCGGTGGCGCGATGAACCTGTCCCTCGACGACGTTCTGAAGGCCACCGGCGGCCGGCTCGTCGCGGGCGAGGCCCGCGCGGCCTTCACCGGGGTCACCACCGACACCCGGGACCTCCGGGCGGGCTCGCTCTACGTCCCGCTCAAGGGCGAGCGCTTCGACGGTCACGACTTTCTGGAT
Proteins encoded in this window:
- a CDS encoding LysM domain-containing protein, translated to MVRAADQSGAGRLTGASAAPLRGTSLAKLQPVEPAPEKAAEPTAAKPAEPAKPPASDSRQALPEQVSVKAGESLSVIAARSGIGLEQLKTLNPELFKAGKDAAGKTRAADGRLIYPGDTVRLRAPEQKQVDPAKTTTASNKVVAAAKDYIDQATIQPGGREVATKTLDSATKMLALIPESDASRAAHANKVAQLLSDFDAQYPDDGTERSTAFDEASATFNGALKSFDAAGQVVGQLPEADIRSFQQEALGKARSAFKAAEAAVAAMPEGEPKTLAGQQLAMMQMALEQAAPPSTVAAGGGTAQTIGVLPGTAPAATVPTGGTPTPLGALPGTTPAAYSGTTTATGTPTPLGGLGTQASGTATPLGITAQVQPQAGIPQAPVSSGGGIVPRFAEPVVARYADPVQWDKAQMPANWDTPQSGQVPNSTSGSMSTAGTNGANGTSGTSGPSKKDPNDPKVKQLAEILKNADHKMVRDIVNSNFDLFYASLPEQKGQMIKILLDGRTSSEDQAAIVSIADMARQQGELDGMATALDGYFGGAGKGLNRMLEDLTRSFRDQTLSAMFGEPATGVTLAPSYYTNLVGVLSKEDVEMLGNSMGATVGARWIQRMPDAAKLAMADKLKSWWPFGGNKDMQAAFTASATGR
- a CDS encoding LysM domain-containing protein, yielding MNINKPNANPAAAGPRRAAPAEQPKAADHAKPAKPAPAMDSFKGTPDQYVIRPGDTLAKIAGRFGVSQQTLLELNPELTRGRKRTSTGDRIFAGETIRLKPAPSEADGLKDQLKKAQEASEAAQKAHEAAQQVSGAKVALLQMPQPSAWRSLGEAKKHVADADARLAKIPAGDAERPTFEGIVKNAHEAFEGMTGRLSDLAARNKTKVVQETGEDGKPVERKVDRELDDETLALSTSDVALADSTQKAKLIRNLYDGYTGGDEQDKILAILADAKGQGQLDETLGALKAEKTKTLFIPSTVFENLPGLFTDSRLDKLEQIVKGNAELEGAIARTREQRERQNSGY
- a CDS encoding YkgJ family cysteine cluster protein, which encodes MSDEIELELSPPYDTTAELYADVERNLAVVLDTYAAEGIAPTCQKGCDACCHQLVMVTVAEAREAARAVERRPAEAQAAIRGRIAAWHEATAELRSHLQSGVDEDLEDLVEGIASDYWQRRVPCPFLEAGACAIYEGRPLACRHHFSLSAPELCHSSREEAIEVEGELAAGFLSVMDDAFFLSQDAVPEDQTEIGMLPELVGLVLDEAI
- a CDS encoding J domain-containing protein, with the translated sequence MAPKGAPTYYDRLGVAREADEDEIRLAYRAMAKRHHPDRPGGDPLRMAQLNEAYETLSDARKRSRYDATIKPSAPSRQARPANAPFVDPRVFYQTVFAPVDAALDGSIGRLLDQLDDLSGDPYDDVLMEAFEAVVAEARRRFDEGGRRLAASAVPWHWQATIALYEQGMRQVGDALEEFETFPLNYHLDHLVDGRSIMLGGSELMTEARERLRR
- the rsmH gene encoding 16S rRNA (cytosine(1402)-N(4))-methyltransferase RsmH, whose translation is MLPGEVLQWLSPAPGARVLDGTLGGGGHSALILEAIGPEGRLYGIDQDPEAIEAARRRLSVIGSNVEIRAGNFADVLPVWPDEPLDGILLDLGVSSHQLDTASRGFSFMREGPLDMRMNPNQATSASDLVNALAERELADVIWRYGEERHSRSVARAIVQRRAERPFSTTRDLVEVVERVVPRAKDGIHPATRTFQGLRIAVNDELGVLERALPAAVSRLKPGGRLAVISFHSLEDRVVKQFFRDEARGCTCPPRLPMCVCNRKPTLEVLTPKPVVATPEENARNPRARSAKLRVARRI
- a CDS encoding penicillin-binding protein 2 codes for the protein MPRAQVVRARSRWIYGGLALFALFLVGRMVFLQVFQAPYLTDLARKQRTREIDLASVRGEIVDRNDKELAVSVEASSIYAQPVDFEEPPEQIAQRLAPVLGLAEAELRDSLKGTHWRWLARQQDQATGKAVKALKIPGIGVIRESKRLYPKDTLAATLLGFVGIDNQGLAGIEHDFDKVLRGSDQTLHVQVDARGREILRENAGDPLRTLQTDGARVVLTIDETIQHIAQRELSKAIAQHHAKRGAVLVMDPRTGNLLAFAVLPTYNPNRYKGTKWELIKNWAANDVYEPGSTIKIFTVAAALEGERITPRTVFPCGPTIKVAGHTISDHDAGPGIRQLTPEGILEVSSNVGSLLIGQRMAGSFHRGMLEKFGFGASTSSGIRGESKGLLPRLPWPVGRQSSISYGYGLSVTPLQILTAASAIADEGRLHRPRLIDKVVSPEGQLIQSFPLATPSQVVSPRVAKEVLTMLRTVVESGTGKTARIPGYNVAGKTGTANKSRDSGGGYTSDVVASFLGFVPAEKPQLVVLALLDSPQKSHFAAQTASPLFQAVTSETLRYLGVQPYVPIPSDSENLHAPR
- a CDS encoding UDP-N-acetylmuramoyl-L-alanyl-D-glutamate--2,6-diaminopimelate ligase, which produces MLLADLLAGHHDDTGRALALEATGVAYDSRRVQPGDVFVALKGARVDAHDRLADAVRQGAVAVVVSAEWRAEHPEDLGVPTVPVEAPRFVLSELADRFYGHPSRAFSVVGVTGTNGKTTTTHLIEAILHEAGKTTGLIGTLGSRFAGGSAGGSKVSIETGHTTPQALELQGLFAQMRRSGVDAVVMEVSSHALEQARVAHAAFDVGVFTNLTVDHLDYHGTMEAYGAAKALLFEGLSETGRAVINRDDPAAERFAAASAAPVLTYSAQGAAADLMAEDLSLHAGGSRWTLVTPEGRAQVSLRLPGLFNVSNALAAAGAALASGVDLEAIARGLCQVGGVPGRVEVVTAADHPYAVLVDYAHTPDGLENVLRTARAFTRGRLMVVFGCGGDRDATKRPMMGRVASQGADRVYLTSDNPRSEDPQAIIAQVAEGLDGSYEAFADRREAIRAAVQAARPGDVVVIAGKGHETYQIIGDKTLPFDDREVAREAIAERAVAR